One window of Salegentibacter sp. Hel_I_6 genomic DNA carries:
- a CDS encoding DUF3347 domain-containing protein, with product MKRNLRSLTMLSLIAGSLVIFSCKNEENKEDGPEPMQNEMHQPDEQAKAETYKGEEMQAEFKDENTAEIYTLYVEIKDAFVNTDAEAAGEKAAKLAEKASENEGIAAIANTIAESDDVNKQREAFSQLTEVMEPVLMNALESGAIYKQYCPMAFEGKGDYWYSNSKDIFNPYYGNKMLKCGRVEATIE from the coding sequence ATGAAAAGAAATCTTAGAAGCTTAACAATGCTCAGCCTAATTGCTGGAAGTTTAGTGATTTTCTCCTGTAAGAATGAAGAAAATAAAGAAGATGGGCCAGAGCCTATGCAGAATGAGATGCACCAGCCAGATGAACAGGCTAAAGCAGAAACTTATAAGGGCGAAGAAATGCAAGCCGAATTTAAAGATGAAAACACCGCAGAAATCTATACCTTGTATGTAGAGATCAAGGATGCCTTTGTTAATACAGATGCCGAAGCAGCCGGTGAAAAAGCTGCAAAACTCGCAGAAAAAGCCAGCGAGAACGAAGGTATAGCGGCTATAGCAAATACCATTGCAGAAAGCGACGATGTGAATAAACAACGTGAGGCTTTTTCTCAACTTACAGAAGTAATGGAGCCTGTGTTAATGAATGCTTTGGAATCTGGAGCAATTTATAAGCAATATTGCCCAATGGCTTTTGAAGGAAAAGGAGACTATTGGTATTCAAATTCAAAAGATATTTTTAATCCTTACTACGGAAATAAAATGCTGAAATGCGGTAGGGTAGAAGCAACCATTGAATAA
- a CDS encoding four helix bundle protein, with protein MEGKNEVLELSFRLALLTIEFSENLEEKRKYIIARQLLKSGTSVGANVREAQSCESKRDFIHKLKIAHKEAEETEYWLLLCEKSKTYESPSEEIKQVLLSVQKLLSKIIYSTRLNLNN; from the coding sequence ATGGAAGGAAAGAATGAAGTTTTAGAATTGAGTTTTAGGCTAGCACTTCTAACTATCGAATTTTCTGAAAATCTGGAAGAAAAGCGCAAATATATAATTGCCCGCCAGCTCCTGAAATCGGGCACAAGTGTGGGGGCAAATGTTAGGGAAGCGCAAAGTTGTGAGAGCAAACGCGATTTTATTCACAAATTAAAAATAGCACATAAAGAAGCCGAAGAAACTGAATACTGGTTATTGCTTTGTGAAAAGTCAAAAACTTATGAATCGCCTTCAGAAGAAATAAAACAAGTGCTTTTATCGGTACAAAAACTATTAAGTAAAATTATTTACAGTACGCGTTTGAATTTGAATAACTGA
- a CDS encoding efflux RND transporter periplasmic adaptor subunit produces MERLKNIPNNKFFIGFVILLLGFFLGFLLSPSSSPEASAHKHIKSSENHSWTCSMHPSVRQNEPGDCPICGMDLIPVSEDEGEMDSDKFVMSDNALKLANVQTMQVGRSGASKEIRLSGKVEVDERNTYTQSTHIPGRIEQLRVNFTGEKVNRGQVLASIYSPALVTAQEELLQAAAIKESQPELFEAAKQKLRNWKISDGQIENILNNNAAIERFPITADVGGVVTELMAEQGDYLERGMPIYEIANLDKLWVLFDLYESTMGAVKEGSKVKYSIKSIPGQTFEGEVDFIDPLLNNNTRVATARVEIDNQDRRIKPGMFATGIIESNLDAQNKEIVIPKSAILWTGKRSLVYIKETMNERSGFSIREVVLGNSLGDSYIVEEGLNEADEIVVNGAFTVDAAVQLAGKPSMMSPSETFENSKEAEIEVSEDEKQALNNVFDKYFELKDALVEDDFKNASGTLEALENSLATIDNSKFENSAADAFKNYKRELQMHLSDLKASEDISAFRDGFDEFSAVIIRMAKSFKPFDERVYIQHCPMANNDKGANWLSFSEEIRNPYYGSAMLNCGEVTDTIKE; encoded by the coding sequence ATGGAACGTTTAAAAAACATACCCAATAACAAATTCTTTATTGGATTTGTGATTTTACTACTGGGATTCTTTTTGGGTTTTCTACTAAGTCCATCAAGTAGCCCTGAGGCATCGGCACATAAGCACATCAAATCATCAGAAAATCATTCCTGGACCTGTTCTATGCATCCTTCGGTACGACAAAATGAACCGGGGGATTGCCCAATTTGTGGGATGGATCTTATTCCGGTTTCAGAAGATGAGGGAGAAATGGATTCAGACAAGTTTGTGATGAGTGACAATGCTTTGAAACTGGCCAATGTGCAAACCATGCAGGTGGGAAGGAGTGGCGCTTCAAAAGAAATTAGGCTAAGCGGAAAAGTTGAGGTAGATGAACGAAACACCTATACCCAATCTACACATATTCCAGGGCGAATAGAGCAGTTACGCGTTAATTTTACAGGAGAAAAAGTGAATAGAGGCCAGGTTTTAGCCAGCATATATTCCCCAGCATTAGTAACTGCACAGGAAGAATTATTGCAGGCAGCTGCCATAAAAGAAAGTCAGCCGGAACTTTTTGAAGCAGCAAAACAAAAGCTTAGAAACTGGAAAATTAGCGACGGCCAGATTGAGAATATCTTGAATAATAATGCTGCAATAGAACGCTTTCCTATAACAGCAGATGTTGGTGGTGTGGTAACCGAATTAATGGCCGAGCAGGGTGATTATTTAGAACGGGGAATGCCAATTTACGAAATAGCAAACCTGGATAAACTTTGGGTACTTTTTGATCTTTACGAAAGTACGATGGGGGCTGTAAAGGAAGGAAGTAAAGTGAAATATAGCATTAAATCTATCCCGGGTCAAACTTTTGAAGGAGAGGTAGATTTTATAGATCCTTTACTAAATAATAATACCAGGGTGGCTACAGCCAGGGTAGAAATTGATAATCAAGACAGGCGTATTAAACCGGGAATGTTTGCCACGGGAATAATAGAAAGCAATCTTGATGCGCAAAATAAAGAAATTGTAATTCCAAAATCGGCGATTTTATGGACGGGAAAAAGATCTTTGGTTTATATAAAGGAAACTATGAATGAGCGTTCTGGTTTTAGTATTCGAGAGGTGGTTTTGGGGAATTCCCTGGGCGATTCTTATATTGTTGAAGAAGGTTTAAATGAAGCTGATGAAATTGTAGTGAACGGAGCTTTTACCGTAGATGCTGCAGTGCAACTCGCGGGAAAACCAAGTATGATGAGTCCGTCGGAAACTTTTGAAAATTCTAAGGAAGCAGAAATAGAGGTTTCAGAAGATGAAAAGCAGGCGCTAAACAATGTTTTTGACAAGTATTTTGAATTAAAAGATGCCCTGGTTGAAGATGATTTTAAAAATGCTTCAGGTACTTTGGAAGCACTTGAAAATAGCCTGGCAACTATTGATAATTCTAAATTTGAAAATTCGGCCGCAGATGCTTTCAAAAATTATAAAAGAGAGCTTCAGATGCATTTATCTGACTTAAAAGCTTCCGAAGATATTTCAGCATTTAGAGATGGGTTTGATGAATTTTCAGCAGTAATAATTAGAATGGCGAAGAGTTTTAAACCTTTTGATGAGCGCGTTTATATTCAACATTGCCCTATGGCGAATAATGATAAGGGTGCCAACTGGTTGAGCTTTTCCGAAGAGATTAGAAATCCATATTACGGCAGCGCTATGCTTAACTGTGGGGAAGTTACCGATACGATTAAAGAATAA
- a CDS encoding four-helix bundle copper-binding protein translates to MRNEKMLKALGNCINHCNYCADACLDEDNVKMMKDCIRTDKVCAEVCSTLNQVLATDYKNVDGLVKYCIEVCNACADECGQHEHDHCQECAKACRECVKACEAYLA, encoded by the coding sequence ATGAGAAATGAAAAAATGCTGAAAGCATTGGGAAATTGCATTAACCATTGTAATTATTGTGCAGATGCCTGTCTGGATGAAGACAATGTGAAAATGATGAAAGATTGCATTAGAACCGATAAGGTTTGTGCAGAGGTTTGTAGCACCCTTAACCAGGTTTTGGCTACCGATTATAAAAATGTAGACGGACTCGTAAAATATTGTATCGAAGTTTGTAATGCCTGTGCAGATGAATGTGGACAACACGAGCACGATCATTGCCAGGAATGCGCAAAAGCTTGTCGTGAATGCGTGAAGGCTTGCGAGGCTTATTTAGCATAG
- a CDS encoding helix-turn-helix transcriptional regulator: MKENILHIKNMVCDRCLMSVEKTLQQQNLNYINISLGRIEFENELSEAQFQSLEEELNANGFEIVAERNNKIVTDIKSLIIELVYEHKDAGNKKLSEVLSEELHYDYSHLTNIFSKAEGHSIQSFQNKIKAERIKELLEYGELNISEIADKMGFGSAAYLSTFFKKETGMNPSQFKSQHQDRKSLDKL; this comes from the coding sequence TTGAAAGAAAACATTCTGCATATAAAGAATATGGTTTGTGACCGTTGCCTAATGAGTGTTGAGAAGACTTTGCAACAGCAAAACCTTAATTATATAAACATAAGTTTGGGCAGGATTGAATTTGAAAACGAACTTTCTGAAGCTCAATTCCAAAGTCTGGAAGAGGAACTCAATGCGAACGGTTTTGAAATTGTAGCTGAAAGAAATAACAAAATTGTAACCGATATAAAATCCTTGATTATAGAATTGGTTTACGAACATAAAGATGCAGGAAACAAAAAACTTTCTGAAGTTTTAAGTGAAGAATTGCATTACGATTACAGTCATCTCACCAACATTTTCTCTAAAGCAGAAGGACATAGTATTCAAAGTTTTCAGAATAAAATAAAAGCAGAACGCATTAAAGAACTTTTGGAATACGGGGAGTTGAATATTTCAGAAATTGCCGATAAAATGGGCTTTGGCAGTGCCGCTTATCTTTCTACTTTCTTTAAAAAAGAAACAGGGATGAATCCTTCTCAATTTAAATCACAACATCAGGATCGTAAGTCGCTGGATAAACTTTAA
- a CDS encoding TolC family protein, whose protein sequence is MKINSKHIIFTLLLLPLWGAGGLAQELDDYLQIAAENNPKLESAYTQFEAALQQSPQVASLPDPTLTMSAFGRMIETRLGAQEARFSLMQMFPWFGTLKAKRASADLLAEARFQEYLAMRADLFFEIKESYAELFAIEKTIALKEENLEILNSYRDLSLSKFRSGSSKMVNVVRVDIKKDEAITEIELEKERLESFKKQFNLLLNRNMEAEVAIQDTLIFNAENRMENINSEEAFKMHPELTKFDLELQAYESNLEIAQKSGLPNIGIGVDYAVISERTDANPPRNGQDAIMPMLSVSLPIFRKKYKAAEKEAELMQEAAIQNKEARKNQLQSEFEQTVYNLNKADKLLKLYKRQIESSGQANKLLISAFSNNDGDFEEVLQMNQDILMLKTQQIEALKTGFTAQAKMDYLFDEGTIN, encoded by the coding sequence ATGAAAATAAACTCGAAACATATAATTTTCACCTTGCTTTTACTCCCCCTTTGGGGGGCAGGGGGGCTTGCCCAGGAATTGGACGATTACCTCCAAATTGCAGCAGAAAATAACCCAAAGTTAGAATCGGCTTATACGCAATTTGAGGCAGCGCTTCAGCAATCGCCTCAAGTGGCTTCGCTTCCCGATCCTACACTTACGATGAGTGCGTTCGGAAGAATGATAGAAACTCGTTTGGGAGCCCAGGAAGCACGTTTTAGCCTGATGCAGATGTTTCCCTGGTTCGGAACTTTAAAAGCCAAACGAGCATCAGCTGATTTACTGGCAGAAGCCAGATTTCAGGAATATTTAGCGATGCGCGCCGATTTGTTTTTTGAAATAAAAGAGTCGTACGCTGAACTTTTTGCTATTGAGAAAACTATTGCTTTAAAAGAAGAAAACCTGGAGATCTTAAATTCTTACCGCGATCTTTCCCTGAGTAAATTTAGAAGTGGAAGCTCGAAAATGGTGAATGTGGTTCGGGTAGATATTAAAAAGGATGAAGCCATAACCGAGATCGAGCTTGAAAAAGAACGGCTGGAAAGTTTTAAAAAACAGTTTAATCTTTTGCTGAATAGAAATATGGAAGCCGAAGTTGCCATTCAGGATACCCTGATATTTAATGCTGAAAACCGAATGGAAAATATTAATTCTGAAGAAGCTTTTAAAATGCATCCGGAACTTACCAAATTCGATTTGGAGCTTCAGGCGTATGAAAGCAATTTGGAAATCGCCCAAAAATCTGGTTTGCCCAATATCGGGATTGGTGTGGACTACGCGGTAATTTCAGAGCGTACTGATGCGAATCCTCCACGAAACGGGCAGGATGCGATTATGCCCATGCTTTCGGTAAGTTTACCGATTTTCAGAAAAAAATATAAAGCAGCAGAAAAGGAAGCTGAATTAATGCAGGAAGCCGCGATTCAGAATAAAGAAGCTCGAAAAAACCAACTGCAAAGTGAATTTGAGCAAACTGTTTACAACTTAAATAAAGCGGATAAATTACTAAAACTTTACAAGCGACAAATAGAAAGTTCAGGACAGGCCAATAAGCTTTTGATTTCTGCCTTTAGTAATAATGACGGCGATTTTGAAGAAGTGCTTCAAATGAATCAGGATATTTTAATGCTAAAAACCCAGCAAATTGAGGCTTTAAAAACCGGATTTACGGCACAGGCAAAAATGGATTATTTATTTGATGAAGGAACGATTAATTAA
- a CDS encoding ion channel has protein sequence MDDKKEADRKFYGQLFSKAGWTLGIVVVLALLYILFLPKSLDNEAWKWLIIAIAITKAFLIVRITFTQLSKILGDSHYLEHVLSLFTLIISLIVLSFASDYYALYLNEAANFKTSLVFTEPSIFLFFEFFYYSLISFSTVGYGDFVPVSLSAKFLVILETILYFFVLVFGTANINRINIKD, from the coding sequence ATGGATGATAAAAAAGAAGCTGACAGGAAGTTTTATGGTCAACTGTTTTCTAAAGCAGGATGGACCCTGGGAATAGTAGTAGTTCTAGCTTTATTATATATATTATTTCTGCCAAAATCATTGGATAATGAAGCCTGGAAATGGCTTATCATTGCTATTGCGATTACCAAGGCATTTTTAATAGTAAGAATTACTTTTACCCAGTTAAGCAAGATACTAGGAGATAGTCATTATTTAGAACATGTTTTAAGCCTTTTTACGCTAATAATAAGCCTTATTGTGCTTTCGTTTGCGTCAGATTATTATGCGCTTTATTTAAATGAAGCAGCAAATTTTAAAACGAGTTTAGTGTTTACAGAACCCTCAATATTTCTATTCTTTGAGTTTTTCTATTATTCGCTTATCTCATTTTCTACAGTTGGTTATGGTGATTTTGTGCCTGTGTCATTATCGGCTAAATTCTTAGTGATTTTGGAAACAATTCTCTATTTCTTCGTGCTGGTCTTTGGAACCGCAAATATCAACCGAATTAACATTAAAGATTAA
- a CDS encoding DUF305 domain-containing protein, with protein MNKYLKFGLMMATSFVIMYAIMFLNADVFDHVMLSTMRTYMTILMIAPMAIVMLLYMWGMYKNKAVNIAILVISVLVFGSTYYMMRNQTGISDIQYMKGMIPHHSSAILTSQQADLKDPETKKLAEEIIKAQKKEIAQMKELIERLEKQK; from the coding sequence ATGAATAAATATTTGAAATTTGGATTAATGATGGCAACGTCATTTGTAATAATGTATGCCATAATGTTCTTAAATGCCGATGTTTTTGATCACGTTATGTTGAGCACAATGCGAACTTATATGACGATTTTAATGATCGCACCAATGGCCATAGTGATGTTGTTGTATATGTGGGGAATGTATAAAAATAAGGCGGTGAATATCGCTATTTTAGTAATTTCGGTGTTGGTTTTTGGATCCACTTATTATATGATGAGAAACCAAACCGGGATTTCAGATATTCAATATATGAAAGGGATGATCCCGCATCACTCATCTGCTATTTTGACCAGCCAGCAAGCCGATTTAAAGGATCCGGAAACCAAAAAACTGGCCGAAGAAATTATAAAAGCTCAGAAAAAAGAAATCGCACAAATGAAGGAGCTTATTGAACGATTAGAAAAACAGAAATAA